A stretch of Oryza brachyantha chromosome 4, ObraRS2, whole genome shotgun sequence DNA encodes these proteins:
- the LOC102712715 gene encoding golgin subfamily A member 6-like protein 22 isoform X2, which yields MDKLVLFARKAWFVVRVMSGYEERRIRAYRLQMQQRIERVKGKKEKLQKQPEQIILSEVRQMVQQMEALNQQLEETETAIDEYFKPIDKSAQIIMDMQLEKEETQAKEMAKIMKEQIAMQREIASKRAQATFIRSKDAQQSEKVAECSPKEDAIK from the exons ATGGATAAGCTGGTGCTGTTCGCGAGGAAGGCGTGGTTCGTGGTGCGGGTGATGTCCGGGtacgaggagaggaggatcCGGGCTTACAGGCTGCAGATGCAGCAGCGGATCGAGAGG gTTAAAGGTAAGAAGGAAAAGCTTCAGAAGCAGCCAGAACAAATCATTCTATCAGAGGTTCGTCAAATGGTTCAGCAGATGGAAGCCCTCAATCAGCAGCTTGAAGAAACT GAAACTGCCATAGATGAATATTTCAAACCAATTGATAAGAGCGCTCAGATTATAATGGACATGCAACTGGAGAAAGAAGAGACACAAGCGAAGGAGATGGCAAAAATAATGAAAGAGCAAATAGCAATGCAAAGAGAAATTGCAAGCAAGAGAGCTCAAGCCACTTTCATAAGGTCTAAAGATGCCCAACAGAGTGAAAAGGTGGCTGAATGTTCTCCGAAGGAAGATGCCATAAAATAA
- the LOC102712715 gene encoding golgin subfamily A member 6-like protein 22 isoform X1, giving the protein MDRSRSVAGGAMDKLVLFARKAWFVVRVMSGYEERRIRAYRLQMQQRIERVKGKKEKLQKQPEQIILSEVRQMVQQMEALNQQLEETETAIDEYFKPIDKSAQIIMDMQLEKEETQAKEMAKIMKEQIAMQREIASKRAQATFIRSKDAQQSEKVAECSPKEDAIK; this is encoded by the exons ATGGATAGGAGCAGGTCGGTGGCGGGCGGGGCGATGGATAAGCTGGTGCTGTTCGCGAGGAAGGCGTGGTTCGTGGTGCGGGTGATGTCCGGGtacgaggagaggaggatcCGGGCTTACAGGCTGCAGATGCAGCAGCGGATCGAGAGG gTTAAAGGTAAGAAGGAAAAGCTTCAGAAGCAGCCAGAACAAATCATTCTATCAGAGGTTCGTCAAATGGTTCAGCAGATGGAAGCCCTCAATCAGCAGCTTGAAGAAACT GAAACTGCCATAGATGAATATTTCAAACCAATTGATAAGAGCGCTCAGATTATAATGGACATGCAACTGGAGAAAGAAGAGACACAAGCGAAGGAGATGGCAAAAATAATGAAAGAGCAAATAGCAATGCAAAGAGAAATTGCAAGCAAGAGAGCTCAAGCCACTTTCATAAGGTCTAAAGATGCCCAACAGAGTGAAAAGGTGGCTGAATGTTCTCCGAAGGAAGATGCCATAAAATAA
- the LOC102712983 gene encoding serine/threonine-protein kinase SAPK7, giving the protein MERYELLKDIGAGNFGVARLMRNKETKELVAMKYIPRGLKIDENVAREIINHRSLRHPNIIRFKEVVVTPTHLAIVMEYAAGGELFDRICNAGRFSEDEARYFFQQLICGVSYCHFMQICHRDLKLENTLLDGSPAPRLKICDFGYSKSSLLHSKPKSTVGTPAYIAPEVLSRREYDGKTADVWSCGVTLYVMLVGAYPFEDPDDPKNFRKTIGRIMSIQYKIPEYVHVSQDCRQLLSRIFVANPAKRITIREIRNHPWFLKNLPRELTEAAQAMYYKKDNSAPTFSVQSVEEIMKIVEEARTPPRSSTPVAGFGWQEEDEQEDTKKAEEEHEEEEDGEDEYDKQVKQVHASGEFQLS; this is encoded by the exons atggagaGGTACGAGCTGCTCAAGGACATCGGCGCCGGCAACTTCGGCGTGGCGCGGCTGATGCGGAACAAGGAGACCAAGGAGCTGGTCGCCATGAAGTACATCCCGCGAGGCCTCAAG ATTGACGAGAATGTGGCGAGGGAGATCATCAACCACCGGTCGCTGCGGCACCCCAACATCATCCGGTTCAAGGAG GTGGTGGTCACGCCGACGCACCTGGCGATCGTCATGGAgtacgccgccggcggcgagctgttCGACCGGATCTGCAACGCCGGGAGGTTCAGCGAGGACGAG GCCAGGTACTTTTTCCAGCAGCTCATTTGCGGCGTGAGCTACTGCCACTTCATG CAAATTTGCCACCGCGATTTGAAGCTGGAGAACACTCTGCTCGATGGCAGCCCGGCGCCTCGCCTCAAGATCTGCGACTTCGGTTACTCCAAG TCGTCGCTGCTGCACTCCAAGCCCAAGTCGACGGTCGGGACGCCGGCGTACATCGCGCCGGAGGTGCTCTCCCGCCGGGAATACGACGGCAAG ACAGCCGATGTGTGGTCTTGTGGAGTGACTCTTTATGTGATGCTTGTTGGTGCTTACCCTTTTGAGGACCCTGATGACCCCAAGAATTTCAGAAAGACCATTGGG AGAATAATGTCAATTCAGTACAAAATACCAGAGTACGTCCATGTATCCCAAGACTGCAGGCAACTCCTTTCTAGAATTTTTGTTGCAAACCCTGCAAAG AGAATAACAATAAGGGAGATCAGGAACCACCCGTGGTTCTTGAAGAACCTGCCCAGAGAGCTCACAGAAGCTGCACAAGCAATGTACTACAAGAAGGACAATAGCGCCCCGACCTTCTCTGTCCAGTCGGTCGAGGAGATCATGAAGATCGTCGAGGAAGCTCGGACGCCGCCTCGGTCCTCCACCCCTGTGGCTGGTTTTGGCTGGCAAGAGGAGGATGAGCAGGAGGACACCAAGAAGGCAGAGGAAGAGcacgaggaagaggaagatggTGAGGATGAGTATGATAAGCAGGTGAAACAAGTCCATGCCAGTGGCGAGTTTCAGCTCAGCTGA